The genome window TGCTGACCGAATGGCACGTCGACAAGATGTTTGCCGGAAAGTATCGGGGCTTCTTCCTGGGGAAATACAAGCTACTCGGGCATATCGGCACGGGCGGGATGAGCAGCGTTTATCTCGCCGAGCACACGGGGCTTAATGATAAACGCGCCATCAAAGTCTTGCCACGCAAGCGAGTCAAAGATGCCTCCTACTTAGCCCGATTCAAGCTGGAAGCACAAGCGATCGCCTCGCTGAGCCACCCCAACATTGTTCGCGCCCATGACATCGACCAAGAAGGCGACACCCACTTCATCGTGATGGAGTACGTCGACGGACTCGACCTTCAAATCTTAGTCAAACGTGACGGGCCGCTCGACCTATCGACCGCCGCGGACGTCATCGGGCAAGCTGCCCGAGGTCTCCACCACGCACACGAACGCGGCGTCATCCACCGCGATATCAAACCCGCCAACCTGCTGGTCGACCAAGAAGGACGCGTCCGCCTACTCGACATGGGACTCGCGTTGATGGAGTCCGAGGCCGATCATTCGGTCACCGTCGCCCATAGCGAAAACGTCTTGGGCACCGCCGATTACCTGGCCCCCGAACAAGCCATCAACAGCCACAATGTTGATCGCCGCGTCGACATCTACGGCCTCGGTTGCACGCTCTACTTCCTACTGACTGGACGCCCACCGTTCGCCGACGGCACCCTCGCACAACGAATCATCAAACACCAAAACGAAATGCCGCGATCCATCCGGGAATTACGCCCGGACTGCCCCATTGAATTGGAACGCATGTGCTTCAAGATGATGCAAAAGGATCCTAACGACCGATACGAAACAGCCGAATTGGTCGCCCAAGCGTTTGAACACTTCGCCGTAGCCGTCCCCAAGGGACAACCCATGCGAGTCGGCGCGGGTGGCTTTTCCGAGGATGCAGTTCCGGACCTAGCCTCCCTTAGCTTCAGCGATGTGGGCTTGTCGGGCGATCTTACCGTTGAATCCCAACGCGACACCATCGCCAGCTCGACCGAAGAGACACTCGCGAGCAATCGCAAGAAGCTAATTCATCAACAAAACACAGCTGCCAGCAAGAGTGGCAAACTCGTGAAGATTGATCCAATCGGCCTACCACTTAGCTCCGGCAGTGGCAGCCTACTGGACCTCGAAGTCGAATCCGGTTTCCGCGAACCACGCCGCCGGTCGCATCCTGTCGACCAAGAAATCATCCACAGTGACACCCGCCTTTCGGGCAGCCCACGCCGCCGCCAAGGGATCGACCCACTGCTACTGGGAACGATCCTCGCCTCCCTCTTCGTCGCAGCCTTGGCACTGGGTTACTTCCTAGCCAAAGTCACCTCGTAGCCCCAGCTCGTATCCCGGTTGGTAGCGTGCATGCCCCACGCCAAGGATCGAAGATAGCGACGCCCGGCCTTGCTGCAAGGACACGGCTCGCTGCTTCGTCGCCTAGAGTGATTTGCAAGAGCTCCAGTCAGACCCGCTTTAGATTGATCTTGAGCGAAACTGAGAGACCGAAAA of Neorhodopirellula lusitana contains these proteins:
- a CDS encoding serine/threonine protein kinase; the protein is MSSITSERFITMVAKSNLIDEKTQERFLSKVREKCGGKLPSNPKKLATAYQRAGLLTEWHVDKMFAGKYRGFFLGKYKLLGHIGTGGMSSVYLAEHTGLNDKRAIKVLPRKRVKDASYLARFKLEAQAIASLSHPNIVRAHDIDQEGDTHFIVMEYVDGLDLQILVKRDGPLDLSTAADVIGQAARGLHHAHERGVIHRDIKPANLLVDQEGRVRLLDMGLALMESEADHSVTVAHSENVLGTADYLAPEQAINSHNVDRRVDIYGLGCTLYFLLTGRPPFADGTLAQRIIKHQNEMPRSIRELRPDCPIELERMCFKMMQKDPNDRYETAELVAQAFEHFAVAVPKGQPMRVGAGGFSEDAVPDLASLSFSDVGLSGDLTVESQRDTIASSTEETLASNRKKLIHQQNTAASKSGKLVKIDPIGLPLSSGSGSLLDLEVESGFREPRRRSHPVDQEIIHSDTRLSGSPRRRQGIDPLLLGTILASLFVAALALGYFLAKVTS